tcgacgaggacgacgaggaatTCCGACCCAAACCCATCAGGTCAATCGGGAAAGCCATCAAAACGCGAGCAAAACGCACATAGCCATGATATTTCCTATACAATACCGTCCATCTTATCGTTATTTATATATGTAGTATATCAGAGTAGGTAAGGAGTAGAGGCTAGCCATTATACTGGGCACGAGCTGTATAACGAATGCCTTCAGGACCTGTCACTGTCCTGCAGTATTTTAACAACAGTTTATCTCGCTCTTTAGAATTGACTGCAATGTCCGATAAAAATGGTGAAATTTCTTCTCCCCTCCATATTGAACGGGTGAGGAAGAGGTCGCTAAACCGTGCAGCGGGGTCGACTGGTAACTCGGAGGCAGGAAAGTATCTTAGAACCGATGCACCGTTCCCCATAGTGTCAATGGTTTCGATGTAGTTTGCCTATAGAAAGTTGTTGAGACAGAAAACCTTTCCTCGAAATTAAAAGGTGAACCCTCACTTCTAGAAGCTTCAGCGAGACTGATGGTTCAAAAGTATCGCCTGCAAGCTTTTTCCATGCAGCGAGGAGGTCATCCTTTGCGATGGGGTCGTGCTGTaaataattttttttaattcAAGTCGAAgtgttctttgacaataaaaagaaacataCTCTGTGTTTCCGTAAAATACCCAAACCCAACTCTTTAACGACACCATCTACATCCATTTTCCATTTAGCATCCTTAATTTCGCCGAACCACGACATGACCTGAGTAGAAACGGCCCTGGAGACTTCATGGTCATCTGCTAAAGCTGAAGAAAGAGCTTCCACCGAAACAGATGTGTAATTCATGGACAAAGAAACGAGGAGATTAAGAATCAATTCTAACAGGTGAGCGAGAAACGCAGGCGCGATTGGTCGTAGTTCATCTGTCGTGCGTGTTAGAGGGAAATATGAGGAGCAGATAAATGCGCATATATATTCACTATTTATAATGAGCACACGACGAGTTTTCAGGCCTTGGTCGATCTCAACGTCACTGGCTTGAATCTCTTGTTTGGCATCGTGGTAGGTGAAACGATCCTGCGAACCACAAATGAATAAACGGCGGAAGTCGCAAAAATATACGTACCATCCcgtcatcgtcctcatcttcattatCTCCATCATATTCCCTGTTCTTGATCAAAGCAGAGAGTTTGTGCAACTTTGGCACGACGGGTGCCAGTTCGATGATCTCGTTGAGCTGGTCTCGGATGATCACCGCATCCTCTGCAAACTCGGACGCACGTTCGTCTGGAACGGGCGTCACGACGAGCACGGTGTTGGAAAGACCAACAGAACGCATGCCGTAGGTCTTGGTCGAGCTACATAGGACAGCATCTTCGTCTGGCTGTCCTTTGATTGAAAGCCTGTAAAATGACTGGAAATCAGTGTATCGACGCGAATGCTTTCTCGGGTCATACCTTGGATCTTCATCTTTGGCTATGGCAGTTTCTATAAGAGTCGTTAGGTCTGGAGTAAGCTCTATAATTTTATACGATCCTGCTTCATTGGTAGacgagaaggagaagcagaGATCATATTCCGGCATTTCTCAAAAGCGTTGAAGAGTGTTGTTCATAATCAAGAAGCATTATTACTAATAAACGCGTCGATAAGCGAGACGCGTCGAGGCCAACAAAGTTTAATACAGGTTCAAGAGGATGATGACATTTATTTCTTTATGTATATGTAACAAGTCGTTCCTTGGTATTCTGTACAAGGAGGGGGCGTGGGGCATCTCCGATATTAAGTATACGATAAAACAAGCCTTCCTTTCACTTCATCTCCGAAAATTCCATTGTCCCCCTTTTCAAGGTATAAGAGAAATGAATCAGGCATCGAGGCAAGTTGTCTCGACGACGATGGCGGTAACACGATAAGGATCTAGATTAAATGAATAACAATTccagagaaaaagagagagagaaaaaaacataccgATGTTGGAAGCAGGTCGCCTGTCCTCAAGATATCCGTAACCTTGGGCAGCGACGTGTCTTGGGACACGAATTGAAGCACCACGGTTGGCGACACCTGAGCTAAAGGTGGTGATGTGGCCAGTTTCGTGACGACCAGTCAGACGGAGATCGTTATCTTCGCCATAAACAGCGATGTGTTCGTCATGGCGCTTGCTGAGCTTCTCGATGGCAGCATCGATCGCCTTGATGCCTCCGGGTTCTCGCATAGCCTTTGTGCTGAAGTTGGTGTGGCAGCCAGCACCGTTCCAGTCACCAGCAAGGGGTTTGGGGTGGAAAGAAACCTTGATACCCCACTGTTCGGCAATGCGAACAAGAAGGTAGCGAGCCATCCAGAGGTGGTCACCCATGGAAATACCCTCACAGGGGCCGACCTGGAATTCCCACTGGGAAGGCATGACCTCTGCGTTGATACCGCTGATGTTGATACCTGCGTAGAGGCAGGCACGGTAGTGGGCCTCGATAAGATCACGGGCAAAGACCTTGCCAGTGCCTAAAAAAATAGGCGAGAGATTAGATTAGCGATATATTGATGAGAGGGATCAAGACGTACCTGCACCGCAGTAGTAAGGACCCTGTGGGCCGGGGAAACCGCCCTTGGGCCAACCGTAGGGAGAACCATCGGCGTCGAAAAGGGTGTATTCCTGCTCGAGACCGAACCAGGGAGCCTGCTCCTTGGCCTGCTCCATGACCTTTGCGGCATGGTGACGGAAGTTGGTCCTGTTGGGAGTGCCGTCGTTGTTGTAAGTCTCTGCGAGGACTAGAATATTATCACCGCCACGGAAAGGATCCTTGAAGATGGCGGCGGGACGGAGGTAGACATCTGAATCATGGCCGGGAGCCTGGTTGGTAGAGGAGCCATCAAAGTCCCAGATGCGAAGCTGGCCAATGTCTGTGACCTTCTTGCTGACGGTCTGAGGAAAAAGATGAgcaacaaagcaaaaaaaagggggagaagaagaggacagACCGTGGTCTTTGAGCGCAGACCACCGTCACCATCGATCCAGACGTCTGTTGCAGGGTGAGCACGGGGGGTAGAGGAAGAATGAAGAGAGACGAACACTCAGCCTGGATCTTGTCGCCCTGGGGAAGAGCGAGGTAGGGAGCGAGGAGGTCGTTGTGGTATAGATAGGCCATGGTGGAGtggagaaacagaaaaagcGCAGAGAAGCGATGGATTAAGCTTGAAGCACTTAAAGGCGGGAACGGGCTGTTGATGGATATTTGTGCGTTGGCGTGTGATTGGACGATAAGATCAGGGGATAATAATTAAATCTACGCTATGTCCTTATCCGGCTCGGCCGACCGCTAAAATTTACACGGCCATTTCCTGCCGAAATGCCGCGCGCTACATGATCGGACCTTGGGCAGTCAATACAGTGCAGCGACAGTGAGCGCGTCTGGCTAACCGCTGCGGGATCCAATCCGAGCCATCGTGTCTTCTGCGTTCTCTTGTTCTTCGACGCTGTCTGATTGTGTTACCTGTCTCGTTCATCAGCAGCCTTCATTCCCAGACACATCCCCCAGTGCACCTACCACCCGCAGCACACTCTTCTTCGACGACTCCTGCAGCTCACCCGCGATGATCAGCTCGTCCAGGATCTGGCCACGTCTCAGCGACCGTCATCCACCAACTATGTTCACTCACCGCATATGCTTTCTGAAAGTTGAAAATCCTGCCACTCCCTTGTCAGCTGATTCTTCGGTCCGTGGGCCCTTGGCACTTACAGGTCAAGTTCACAGACCTGCCGTCTCCCCAGTCAGCAGTTCATTTTCTTACTTTGTCTCTCACTCACATTCCCAAAGTACCGGTCGAGCACCTCCACGTAGCGGTGGATGATCTCAAGTGTCACCAGCTCGTTGTCCCCGGGCCCAATCccacacacaaagaacaGCGATGCATATCGTCGGTACACAACCTTGCTGTCTGTGCATCCACGTCAGCTATCTTGTCATGTTTTGCCAGCACTGCCAGCAAGTACCCTTGTACTCGAGAAAGTTGCACATCCTCGTCCGCCGCGCAAGCACCAGCTGTGTCACGTCCTTGACAATCTTAGCCTTGACTTTCGGCGCCATCGTTGTAAACCATTTTGCAAGGCGCACTTTCCCTGTAACAATTTCAGATACAATCTCTTGTAATTAGTCGTCCTTTTCAAAACAAACCTTGCCGAGATACGAGGAGGATGTAGTTGATCATGACAGTTGGTCAATGCTCTCGACCTCGCCCCGTCCATTACCGGTTATCCACGGCACAGCCACATCATGTAACATTGTTTGCTTCCGTGACCCCGTTTCTCCGTCCATGTCGCCGTGGCAGCCTTGCCATTTTAATAATATTTTCTGCCAAGCGCTCTGCGCAAGAAACCCATGTTTGTGTCCTTTGCCAATCGTTTCGCCTACTACAATCCGTTATCAACTTTTACCCTCTCCCGAAAGACCCCCGTCACTTATCAAGACAGATGATAGATGTCATTTGCGGGCGGCTATCTCGCTCTGTGATCGCTAAAGTACAATGGATGATTCCAGATCTCCTTTCATCCACTCGTGACCAATCCTATCAGCTCTAATTGTCGCTCCTGCGAGGCACACAGCGAGCACCGCGAGCACACCCGCGATACGTACTCAATGGTACCTGTGTGGCAATACAAAACCCTATACCCTCTTTGATCCAAACCACATTTATACTCACAAAAGTACAATAATCTTTATCTTTCAGTTTCGCCTTGATGCCAATCCTACCAAGAACGCTCGTTTAATCCATTCCAGGTTCTTCGAACGACGTTCTCGAAGCAATTCAGCGTTCCAGCTCCAGTTTTTTCGGACCTATGCATTTCCGTGGTACTCACAGCGAAATTCTTGCGTGCCATTTGCTGTTGGCTTGACACTTGAGAGTTCTTTGATATTCAAACAGAATTTTTCATTCTATCGCAGAATTCCGTCTTGCTCTTTAGGCATAAAAGGCCCATCATAGAGTTGAGGCCAGCACATAtcaaaaacagaaaagagCATACTTTAGCATTATTATAGATTTGCATGTAAATAGTAGTAAATCGGTCGAAGCACCGGACATCGGTGCGAAGTCGGGTATCGGGTCGTGCAATAGATATAGTAACTTGACCAGTTAGGTGAAAATTGGTGCTGTGAGACGCTGCCTTTCTCAGTGGTGGTGTTGCTTCGGGTGTTTCATGTTGAAATGGTCGTAGAAATCTCCAGTGACGGCTTTCATGCGCCCTATTGCCCGCGATTTTATCAGACAGAGCTCTCGCATGGCCATGTCGAATGGAAATCGAGTGAAGCCATTTAACCCCCGCCGCATCTCGAAATCATATACATACGCATAGGACGCTCGTAGACGGGCAATTTCCTCTTCAGCCATGAAAAGTTCATCTTTGGTCGGACGAGAGTTGAACTTTTGCGACAACTCTCTTATTTTGTTCTGGCGCACTTCAATGGGCAATTCGCTGAACGAAGACCCGCTGCCGCTACTTTTCTTTGGAGTTTTAGTGGGCTTCTTCGGCGATCCCATCTCGCCACGATGTTCGTTGTATACCACCTCAACGTGATATTTAATCCTCTCAAGATCATTAGCCATTCGAGAGTTGCTTTCATCTTTCATCCATCGTGTCGCCATTTCCAAAGCAAGTCGCCATGGCGCAGCTAAATCTTCATCAATTTTGACGGGACGTTCACAAAATGCCTTTTCCAACCGGGGGTACCATTTTTTGCCTTCATCCTCTGCCTGTCTGTATAAATCATCCATGATGAAGCGAGACAAATGTTGTGGGCGTTTGGCATGTACTTCGTTTAGATTGGCAAGTCGCGTTCGTTCTTCGTCCGTTTCTTTCCATCGCGGTGCACGTTTGTTGAAATTTTTCATATCCTGTGCTAGAACATCTGGAAGGACTCTCATGCCAGTTTTAATTCCATCGAGCGTCATACAAAACCTAGATGTGTTTCATTAAGAACGATCTGCAGGTAATGTAAAGCAAACTTACATATAAGCCAGTCGTATTGTGTCCGGATGAGAATACCCTTGAGTATACGTTGATATATCATGAAAAGTTGAATATTTTCCGACCACACTCATATTGCGTACAGAGCCCAATAAGTACTCCTGGAATCGACGAATTTTCTCCGTGTCATCAAGCCCCGAAGTTTGCTCCTGGAATGTCGTGACTTCCATATTCTCAGCAACAAAATACTTGTTGATGTTTTTAGGTGGCTCCGAATACCGCAAAGACGCGTTTTTGAAGGGCTCCACAAGTTCAGGTTGGTAAATAAAAGTTCCTTTGTCGCCATCATAATCACCTAAATAGAAAAGGGGCAATTTATACGAGTGCTTGCATAACGGTAAATTTACCGACCTCCAGATAGAAGATCCGCTGCTCGCCTGTCGCCTTTCGTAGACATAACAATTACATCTGTGAGGTGATGGAGTCCCGGTCTATCCACAGCATCCATCTATAGGTATGTTTAGTAAATGAGATTATGAAAACCGGGAAACCGACCTTTTGGATATCAGTCGGAAGTTTGCATGGATGACGAGTGAGAAGAACTTTTCCAACAACCACGTCGGTCGACGATCCATCGGGATTTAAGAATGCTCGACGAGAGCTTTTGAAGAAAATTTCGCCAGGTTCAAGAATCCCGTATGTgtctattttattttcaGTAAATAGTTCATCATAAGACGGAGGACGTACCTGGGACAATGAATGCAGTTGCAGACATTGGTACGTCGATTCGATACCCTTTGATGTAGTAACCCACGCGCCCTTTGATGAATCTATACAATTTGTCACGCAGCACTGGATTGTCTTGTGGTGTAAACCCCGCGTCCAGCATACACATAACTGTCTCTTCAAGAGAAGAAGGACAGCCACTGACTTCATCCGCCCACCATGCCACAGACTCCTTGTCTGAGGGACTGTTATCAAtgccctcatcgtcatctggGTCTTCATCTACATTCCGATCAGAGTATCCTTTCACACGAGCAAGACCAGCTTCTTCTCGTGCTCTCCGGGCAGCCATTACACCCCCAAGTCGTCGGACATTGGTCCACAGAGTACGCATATCCTCGACAGTATCCCATTTTAGAAGCGGTTCAACCAGTTCAACCAGGGCTTTCTGAAGGAGCGCAAGAAATGCACTCTTCGGGACTCCATTTTCCGCAAGGCATATAATGGTTTCGACAGATAAACGGCACGGTGCTTTGGTGTGAGACGCGCGGAGCACGTCCACTATTCGATGGGCCAGGTCTACTGGCCGGCCTTCCGGGAACTGAATTTTCCTTTGTGAAGGAGTGACTTGAACACAGGCTTCTTCACTAGCATTAATTCCATCGTCGATTAAAAGACCCTAAATTTATAACCTTCTCAGCTGTGTACTCTGGATACCGGAAATTCTTACCTTTGTACCAAAAATGCGTATCTGAATAGCCGTAGGTTTATCTTCCCAGTTCAGACGGTGGCGAATTTGCATTAGCGACCAGCGGTTAATTTTTCCCGCACCGTCAGTCATATTTGACTTGGTACTAGAGGCGACTGCAATCATTACGATAAATTTCGACATTTTTGTGATTGAAAGCGTACGCACTAATGTCATCGATAAAGTGTATATTACTTTGATTGACAACGATCCCAGGTACTGAGTTTGACAAGCCAAGTGCAAACCTGGAAACATATTTCGCCATTGTCTAACACGAACATCAATTTTTACACGGTTcaatgccaaaaaaaaaagaggtgTACCTGACCATTGTTATATGCCATGGGGTTATGCCACTCAAGGAATTCGAGTAACGACATGGTGCCCTCAACAGTTTTGCCGGTAATAATTTTCTCCCCGTCCGTATATTCGTTTGTTTTGATATAAAAAACATTCGTCTCCTTGGAATAAAAGGCTCGAAAAACACTGCCACAGAGAATCAAAGGCCGGCACAGGTAATTCATCAACGCGTCTGTATGCTTCGTGTTTAGGACATATTTTGTCAGCTTGAGTCGGAAGATATTCTTGCTGCCAAAACGGCGGGCAAACATATTAGAGGTATCCAGTTCGGCGGGTTCCAGCGTCATCTTAAATCTGGGCGGATTATTGCCAGCTGTCTTCGGTGCTTGAAGTTTTCCGTGGAATAAGACTTTCCCTCCATACCAGTTCTTATATTCACCGGTGTTGGTAAAACCTAAACCACTCATTGGGTCCTTTTTCAAGGACTCTTCTTCGCGATCTAGCTCTGCCCACGGAGACTGGAAACGCTGTAAGTATTGAAGCGTTTAATCGACGTAGAATTTCATACTTTGGATGCTTGCTCTCTAGCAAACGCGTCTTTCCATTCTCCTGAAATCGAAATATCATCTAGGAAATAGGTGTAATAATATATGCAACTAaccgccttcttcttcttcatcacccACAACATCATCACTTAAGATGATTCTAGCAGTGACGGGGACGGCTAAGGCATTGGTCTTATACTGTGCCAGTTTGGATAGGTTAGGAAACAAAAGCGTCTTGTACTCCGCTTTCCCGAGGCTAACATAACGCGCAATTTCGTATTGCGAACCGTATGCCAGGGTCCTGAAGAGAGGTTGCAGACTATGGTGCGCAGACTGCGGAGTTTCTATTAGACGCCAATCAGACTTTCTGTGGGAATGCGTACGAGACGGATGGGTGTAGTATAATCATCTGGAGAGATAATGTCCTCAAAACCTCCGCTGAAGAAATCGTCCATTGAGGGACGGGAAACCGGCCGCGGAATTTTGGACTCGCGTTCGGCGTTGATGGACACGGAAGACGACTCGCTAGCCTTGCGTTTCCCCAAACTCGTAGTCGAGGGCC
The sequence above is a segment of the Psilocybe cubensis strain MGC-MH-2018 chromosome 4, whole genome shotgun sequence genome. Coding sequences within it:
- a CDS encoding Sister chromatid cohesion protein DCC1, with amino-acid sequence MPEYDLCFSFSSTNEAGSYKIIELTPDLTTLIETAIAKDEDPRLSIKGQPDEDAVLCSSTKTYGMRSVGLSNTVLVVTPVPDERASEFAEDAVIIRDQLNEIIELAPVVPKLHKLSALIKNREYDGDNEDEDDDGMDRFTYHDAKQEIQASDVEIDQGLKTRRVLIINNELRPIAPAFLAHLLELILNLLVSLSMNYTSVSVEALSSALADDHEVSRAVSTQVMSWFGEIKDAKWKMDVDGVVKELGLGILRKHRHDPIAKDDLLAAWKKLAGDTFEPSVSLKLLEANYIETIDTMGNGASVLRYFPASELPVDPAARFSDLFLTRSIWRGEEISPFLSDIAVNSKERDKLLLKYCRTVTGPEGIRYTARAQYNG
- a CDS encoding putative RNA-dependent RNA polymerase SHL2, translated to MEASSSKMSGLQQMLEEDEMDNQGEGSVRLSYFNLVMLTEWHTACGEDEVIIPSLAFNKSTDSLGGLSQLSQQTSYSQFGENDITSLIMEYNEPEPPPPTQPNDEDNASGSSSGPSTTSLGKRKASESSSVSINAERESKIPRPVSRPSMDDFFSGGFEDIISPDDYTTPIRLSAHHSLQPLFRTLAYGSQYEIARYVSLGKAEYKTLLFPNLSKLAQYKTNALAVPVTARIILSDDVVGDEEEEGGEWKDAFAREQASKSPWAELDREEESLKKDPMSGLGFTNTGEYKNWYGGKVLFHGKLQAPKTAGNNPPRFKMTLEPAELDTSNMFARRFGSKNIFRLKLTKYVLNTKHTDALMNYLCRPLILCGSVFRAFYSKETNVFYIKTNEYTDGEKIITGKTVEGTMSLLEFLEWHNPMAYNNGQTMAKYVSRFALGLSNSVPGIVVNQSNIHFIDDIIASSTKSNMTDGAGKINRWSLMQIRHRLNWEDKPTAIQIRIFGTKGLLIDDGINASEEACVQVTPSQRKIQFPEGRPVDLAHRIVDVLRASHTKAPCRLSVETIICLAENGVPKSAFLALLQKALVELVEPLLKWDTVEDMRTLWTNVRRLGGVMAARRAREEAGLARVKGYSDRNVDEDPDDDEGIDNSPSDKESVAWWADEVSGCPSSLEETVMCMLDAGFTPQDNPVLRDKLYRFIKGRVGYYIKGYRIDVPMSATAFIVPDTYGILEPGEIFFKSSRRAFLNPDGSSTDVVVGKVLLTRHPCKLPTDIQKMDAVDRPGLHHLTDVIVMSTKGDRRAADLLSGGDYDGDKGTFIYQPELVEPFKNASLRYSEPPKNINKYFVAENMEVTTFQEQTSGLDDTEKIRRFQEYLLGSVRNMSVVGKYSTFHDISTYTQGYSHPDTIRLAYMFCMTLDGIKTGMRVLPDVLAQDMKNFNKRAPRWKETDEERTRLANLNEVHAKRPQHLSRFIMDDLYRQAEDEGKKWYPRLEKAFCERPVKIDEDLAAPWRLALEMATRWMKDESNSRMANDLERIKYHVEVVYNEHRGEMGSPKKPTKTPKKSSGSGSSFSELPIEVRQNKIRELSQKFNSRPTKDELFMAEEEIARLRASYAYVYDFEMRRGLNGFTRFPFDMAMRELCLIKSRAIGRMKAVTGDFYDHFNMKHPKQHHH
- a CDS encoding glutamate--ammonia ligase is translated as MAYLYHNDLLAPYLALPQGDKIQAEYVWIDGDGGLRSKTTTVSKKVTDIGQLRIWDFDGSSTNQAPGHDSDVYLRPAAIFKDPFRGGDNILVLAETYNNDGTPNRTNFRHHAAKVMEQAKEQAPWFGLEQEYTLFDADGSPYGWPKGGFPGPQGPYYCGAGTGKVFARDLIEAHYRACLYAGINISGINAEVMPSQWEFQVGPCEGISMGDHLWMARYLLVRIAEQWGIKVSFHPKPLAGDWNGAGCHTNFSTKAMREPGGIKAIDAAIEKLSKRHDEHIAVYGEDNDLRLTGRHETGHITTFSSGVANRGASIRVPRHVAAQGYGYLEDRRPASNIDPYRVTAIVVETTCLDA